The genomic DNA TGGAGGGAGGAGTGGAGTGGAGTACCTCTGTCTCTGCTGAAACTCTTGCAGAGTAGGgactgtttaaaattatttttaaatttaaaaggtAGTACTTTTTAGCTGAGCAGCTACACAGCATCTGAAAACTGAGAGAGATAAAGGATGATGTCCGTTGGATCAATAACCACGACAAAATCCCTCCAGGCGTGACTCATATCGCCATCCCAGGCTTATCTCAGGGACTACCAGGGTATGACCATCACTCACCAAGATGTGTGACTCAAGCCACTCAAGCTCCAcctaaatgtaaagaaatagtataaaaatgagttaaaaaCAGGGAGAAGTTAGGGAAGAGTCCATCATAACTTCTGCGATGAATGTGTCTCTCGCTCATTGGGTAAGACCTGCACTCTGATTTATCGTGAGCCAGGTTTTGTCAGGGATTAGAGCTTGTCTGCCCTTTGCTTTGAACACATCTTTGCTGGCAGCTACTGTCACCAGCAATCCTCAACCTTAACCTGTCAAGATTTTAGTAAAGGAGTGTTATTCTGTAAACTGTACATGTGAGTCCTTGGAGGGCGCTGGCAGTGGGTAAAGGCGTAGGAGCCCAGGAGGAACCTCTGTGTGCTGTAGGAAAATTTGCTGCATTAAATACTCAGCCTTTCAACACTTAAGAGTAACACTAGCACAGCACCCCAATGACTAATCCACTGAACAGGACTGCAGTCGAGCCCTATAAATCTACGACTAACCCGTGCCTTCAGCGAGCCGCAGATCCCTCATTTTTAGGGAAACGCGAACTCGGCCTCTCGCAGGCCACCGAGCGATGGCCGCGCGCATGCGCGGTGGGGCGGGGCGTTCGCGCAGGCGCGGCAGCGCCGCTGCCTTCCGTCTTCGGCCGGGCCGCCCGAGTGGTATGAAATAAacctgttttctctgttttctttgctgtcccACCCGGTTCTCAGCgggtttttttattgctctgttCTTTATTTCGCGTGTTGCGTGCGTTTCCTCGCAGCCCAGAGCGGCCCGGCTGTGCCGCGCCGGTGGGGACGGGTCTCCTGGCCCTGTCACGCGTTCAGCCTGAGACAAACCCCACCTTAGACCTGACCTTCGGTTCTGCACCTTAAAACCACCTTCAGGATTTAAATGTAGTCTTTTCTGGTGTTAAGAAGTGTTGAAAACGGTTCCTGTAGGTGGGAAGCAAAGTGAGATGGGTCAGCTCTACTTCCTAGTCTACCTGTCTGGAAAAGCATTTCTCCACTGGCATGGCCTGTGTTGTAATTCAAGAGAGAATGTTTCTATATACgtgatttttatatatacatatatgtgtgtgtgtgcgtgtatacatgtgtatatacacatatatatatatacgttTGTATGTGtatagatatataaaaaaataactttgctatatatgtatatagataTTGCAGGCCAACTCCACAGCTTCCATTTAAACAACCACCCATGAAAGGTGGCTCCTCTGTCACTCCTCACATCAGGATGAATGTATCTGCGTTTGGGATTTTCATTCGTTGAGGGTTTTGCTGTCCTCGTCCAGGAGCGGGAGGGGTGGAGGATGGATTCTCTGGATCACATGCTCACAGACCCCCTGGAGCTGGAGGGCAATTGCACACGGATCATGGAGGACTGCATGCTGGGCACCACCAGGGTCAGTCTGCCCGAGGACCTCCTGGAGGATGTGAGTAGTGCTGAGGCACTTCACCTTATCATAACCTCTATATAAATGACACGTTTAACTCCCTTTTTGGGGCTCACAGAGCAAACTGAAAAGGGGAGGTGTTTCTGACTGCCTTGGAAAAGGTGTCAAGGTGGTCTTTGATTAATCTCAGGACAATATCTTTTAAATCAATTCTGTTAtattcttattattttaaaattgcctttaaGAAGATTGTTACAAgttttgaatttgttttcttcttgttagTAGTATCAACGTCCTCACCTTTCCTTTTTATGCTCTGTTGTTTCCTGTGTTTCGTGAAACACTGTCTCGTGACTGGTGTTACTTAAAAAGCATCAAGGGCTAGAAAACGGTCAAGGACCTGGCtgcattttcttcactgctgtttcttgctttctttagCCTGAGATCTTCTTTGAGGTTGTCAGCTTGTCAACATGGCAGGAGGTCCTGACAGATGAGCAGCAAGAGCACCTAAAAAAATTCCTGCCTCACTTCCCTGAGAACAACCGAGAGCACCAGAACAAGCTCATCTCGGCGCTGTTCAGCGGGGAGAACTTTCGGTTTGGGAACCCCCTGCACATCGCCCAGAAACTCTTCCGGGGTCAGTCAGCCTCGTGAGCTTCCCTGCGGGTTTGGGGCAAGTTCTCAGCTAGCAGCTGAAAACCCAGGTGTGTGTTACGTCTTTGTTACAGATGGACACTTCAATCCTGAGGTGGTGAAGTACCGGCAGCTCTGTTACAAGTCACAGTACAAGCGCTACCTGAGTGCCCAGCAGCAGTACTTCTACAGGCTGCTCAAGCAGATCCTCGCCTCCCGCAATGTGagtgtgctctgggatgaatGGCTTGTCTTTATAAAACGTGTCTTGGTGCAGTCACAGTTCTCTGAGGCTTTTCCTTTAATGAACTGAATGAGtaatgtttctggtttttccaGTGGCCCAGCGAGAACACCAGACCCGTTGTTATATTTGCAGATTTCGGGTTGTGTAACTCTCATAGCTCTCACTTGTGTGTACTTTTTTTCATGTCCACCTTGTCCCCACTTCCTGCATTTGCCCCTTTACAACTTGCTACTTTGTTAACAAGTCATTCTGCCTTTGTTTGTTTACCATTTCTGAAACAAGTACAGTTGCTAAATACAGGTAGAGAATATGTGGATCCAAACCTCTCATTCTCATGCCTGCAAATCCCTGGTAAAGTCTTCCTCCATGAATACTTCTGTGAGCAAATTGTTGCCaactgaaatgtgtttgttgCTCATTTATCTTTCATTGCACTTAGACATTGAAACAAATGGCGAgtagggaggaagaagaaagtctGTCTTTATAAAATGCCCTACAGTGTTATGGGAAATAGAGAAtcccagaacagtttgggttggaagaaaccttaaagctcatctcattccaatcccctgccatggaagGACACCTTTaactaggccaggttgctcctGGCCgtgaacacttgcagggatggggcatccacaacttcacTGGACAACAGTATGGAATACATAGGAAGTTATTTCCTCTGTAGCCATGAGaggtaaaatgtttttttcaaaagagagaGTATTCCATGTCATTGTTAAACGTTTGCTTGGAAACTACATCTCACACCAATGATTTAAGTTCTTCTCCACAGTCCACATAAAATGACAAATATTATTATGTGTGTAGAAGAAGGTGCAGAAATTtcacctggggtttttttctcccctttaaATGATGGTCTAAAATGCTAGGTTTAAAATCTTGTGTGTGACAGATACCGATCCTTCCTAAGCTGTCTCTTGTACAGATCTGAGGTGCTGACGGCACCACATGGTAACCTCGCTGGAAGTATCTGAGCTGGGCTTACCTGTCCTGGCTTACAGCAGTGTAGCTGACATAGCTAATGTCACATGAACCTCTCCTTTCAGCACTTGCTGGAGTTAGCCAGGAAAGGAGGCCCTGACATGACCCTAAGGAGAAAGCATTTCCCACCATCATATGACTCAGAAGAACGAGACAGACGGACACATCGGCGCTACTTGAAGATCCTGAGGGAAGTGAAAGAGGAGTGTGGCGACACTACCTTGTCTTCTGATGAAGAAGGTAATGCCCTGGGCTGAACTAAAGACTCCAGGTGTGAATGGAAGAAGACATATTTTTGATGTGGAGGGAGAGCCTTTGATAAAAGATTGGATTCTGGGCTCTACTTCCACTGGCTGGGATCTCATGAACACAGGATAATAGTTGCACAGATTGGCGATGGGTCTTGCAGAAGTAAATTTATATCTCTGTTTTAGATCTAATCTCTTGGCCTCCAAGTTCTCCAGCACGTTGTTCAAGTCCACCAGTTCCCCTGAGAGTGATCCCCACATTGTCAACCTTGGACATGAAAACTGCAGGTGAGAACCAAATGAGAGGTCAGTATGGATAGAGGGGCGAGAATTACCTTGAGACCCTGCAAGAAATTACCTTGAAAATGTGTTGTTTGATGCGAAATCTTGTCATGCTTCATTTCTGCAGTCTCCACAACAGTTGGCTCTTTTCGCagtttatttaatctttttcttcttgcaagACCAACAACAGTCATAGTTTCTGTAATACTACTGACTTCTCTGTTGTATTTTGCCTTTAGTGGCTGAAGCACTAGCATAGTCCAGTTCAAAATACTTGAGAATCCCTCCTAAAGTGACTGTAATCAAGTCTACAAACCCTTCAGGCTGGTTCTggcttcttttctcttccatggTTGCATCAGCAGTGAAATCTGATGACCCAATGAAGCATtgaaatgaatgaatgaatgaaagaaattcATACATGGAGAAATTAGTTATTGAAATTTAGAGATTGCTGTAAGTGTAAATGGATAGAAGATGGCATTCTAAGAAGTGTGGAAGGTAACAATAGGGAAAAACTGCAAAGAATTCTTTTCATTGCAGACAAGATAGAACTCGGGGAAAGTGATTTGAAGATGATGTTGAAGAAGCACCATGAGAAACGAAAACGTCAGCCTGTAAGATGTCAAAAAGTCTTGGGGGGTGGGACCACATTTTATCTTTGATGTTTTTATCTCTTTGCCATAAAGATCAGGGTACTTCTGGGTGACAAAATGATTGCTATTTTTTGTGTCCACCCACCTGTCAGCCCTTTATTGTAACCTGGGTTCAATTGTCAGTATATAGATGCAGCTCCTGGTCATGTTTATCTGGATAGAAggattttgtaattttaattatgtGTTTAAGGGAGATGAAATTCTATATTTCAGTGTTAGAAGACTTCCCAACTTTTATTGcagtaaataatttaataagCTGATCCAGGTTGAGCTTGGTGCATTTTAGTACTTGGGTACTTCTTCACCTTGTTACTGTCTTAACACTTTGTCCTTTcttgatttaatttctgtccCATTGTCCTGTGTAGGATCACCCTGATCTAGTCACAACAGACCTGACCCTTGAGGACATCATGACTCGAGTGAATGCTGGCAGGAAAGGTTCCTTAGCAGGTCAGTGGAtcctttgcctttttaatttcatatatGTTGGTTTAAAAACTAGAGGTTTTCTGTTGAGGGGAAAAGTAAAGATCTATGACAGCAGCGGGAAGGTGGAATGATTGAGGTGTGAACATGTGCACACAACATACATTTCTAGATATATACTTACATAGTTTATGACTCATAAAAGTACAGTAAGAAgctaattattctttttaacttttatcATATCTGAAGCTTTATTTGACCTCGTGACCCTCAAGAAGaaggtgaaggaaaaggaagataagaaaaaaaagaagctgaaggtTATTAAATCTGAGGTGGAAGATTTGGCTGACTCTCTTGGCAATGCAGATGGACTCCCATCAATGTCTCAGGAactctcccccctccctctAGTATCTGTCAAAGAGGAGTAAGTGCTTCACAGGGCCCTGAACACCTTGCATGGATGGAAAAAGCAGCATGTTTCAGCTTACATTTTTGTGGGACTGTTGCAGGCTGTGTTTTTGTGCAGTTTGGGATGTGTGAAAAGTGTGGTGTTCATCTTTGTATATGGAGGTGAATATTTGCTCAGGGAAGTTACTCTGCTTGTGTTCTCTTTCATTTGAAGACCTCTTGAAGATATTAAGCCATGccttgaaataaatgaaatatcatccagcttctttttccttcttttggaGATACTGTTTCTGGAAGGGCCTGCTACTCTCTCTGTGGTAAGGAACCACCCACTCATCTAGGAATCTTTGCAGGaagcaaaattaaagaataGAGGAGCTTCTTATAGCTCTGTAATAGTGATTTTTCTCCAGACTTACTCTGCTGTAAATTATAATAAGATTTAGATtacatattaaagaaattaaaccctgTGGGAGTGCTACCACATTCTGGTTTTAACGTGTTTCGTGAGTTTAGTCAGTTGAATCTGTAAGTCTTTCCATAGCCATTCTATAGATCATGGTTAGATACATTTTGTATATTAAGGCAGAGATGGGGAAGTGTTTTCCCCTTCTTTGGTGCTGTTGTCTGAAACACCATATTGTGGTTACTTGAAAAAGTCAGGTGATGATTTTACATACATAAAAACCTTTTTGTCCCCTGCATATGTTtagctggtttgttttctgtgaagacAGTCATAGTTGGAAGTGTGAGatcattaattaaataattctatttCCTCTTCAGCTTGAAGATAAAGTTCTCGATTGGCAGTCTTCTCATGCCAGTGCACTAAATAACTGGTTCTCCTTTGCCCCTAACTGGTCTGAATTGGTTTTACCTGCCTTGCAATATTTGACAGGTGACAGCAGAGGTAAGAGATAGTAAAAATACTAATGGTGCTTGTTCCTCTGTTCTAGTCAGTGCTGGTTTGTATTATACTCAAATCAACTTTTCATTCATTGCCACAATGAATCCTTGTATTGCTGGCAGTGTTTCTGTGATAGGCTGTTTCGCTGACATGTCTTGGTTGTGGTCGACTTGTTTTGCATGGGGACAGTAGATAAGACTCAGCATGATTCCCAAGTATGtgaaaatgtctgtgaaattGCCTCTAGACAGACAGTTTCTTGTGTTCAGATTGTGGCTTCAGGCAGGGTGTCTGAAGCAGGAAGGGATTAGTCTCTTCCCCCACAGTGTGAAGTCGTTGTAGTTGTCTTTggagataataaaaaataaactagaTGATGCCCTGAGCAATCCACTGAAACATGAGGTTGGCCCAGCTTGGACCTTGGGCTTGGGCCAGCTGAGTTTCAGCCATTCCTTTCAAACTAAattattctgtggttctgatTTGCTTAGTGGGAAGTTTTAAAGGCAGAGACAGAGTAGATTGGCCATGCAGCATACTGTCCATAATGCTGGTGAATACTGTAAATCCCAAGTTCTCTTCCCACGGGTCCATGAATATTCACTGTACAATAACAGTCCCTGGGGcctcatatttctttttcctcttcagcttGAAGATAAAGTTCTCAACTGGCAATTTTCTCATCCCAGTGCACTAAATAAGTGGTCTGAACATGGTGAACAGCAGGAACAGGCTCTCAGCTGACAGCCTGTTGTTGGAAGGCTCATTATCctgttctgttctttccttGTGCTTGCCCTTACACTCTTAGATGCTCACCTTCTCTTTGGGCAAGGATAAATTTAGAGATGCACTTACATAATCATTTAAAATGCTCTGTCACTGTGAGTCTTTAACTTGACAGTTTGCATTACCACAGTAGGCTTTTGAGGTTGAACAATTGTATAATGTCCCTGACATGCACATTTGTCATTGTAGATGTTCCTTCCAGCTTCTCACCTTTTGTTGAATTCAAGGAAAAAACTCAGCAGTGGAAATTGGTTGGTGAGTACCTTGTGTTCTTCTGTGATGTGTATTACAGTAaaggtttgttgttttctccAGGACTTTACTTTTCATcttgctgcagcctggagagaaacacagagctgtTATTTCCATGGTtaggcattttcttttctttttgctgagcTAATATGGGTTTTGGATTCAAGGTGTTCACAAGACGTCAATATCAGCAGCAGACAGACCATAAATGAGTGAAGGCACTGggctgcatttctttctgttgctgaCTTAACTATGTTTGTCAGCTTTCAAATTTGTCTGAACACCTTCATATTCTCCCTTCTGTAGAGCATACCTTCTGATGATTCAGAGTAATTAGTGATTATTACAATTGCAAATGAATTAAGCTTCTCTGTGAAACAAACTGATActattctcatttttaaaagtggGAACCAAAGAGCAAATTGATGATCAATGTGCTGAGGCTCATACTGACTGAATTACAGATGTTTTGTGTTTATGTTCATTCCTTTAGTAATaacacagaatttttcattcttaaCTATGGTGATTCTAGTGATCATATTTGCAAGCTTAAACTGGCAGAGATTTGGAGTCAGGAAGTTTTTCCTCTGATCCCTTCCACAGTTTTTGGTGGAGGTTATGTAGGGATGTGTTTTTGCTCAGGGATTCAGTAACTGGGATTACTTTGGAGAGTGGGAACAGGTGACTGTGTCCCAAACAGCATCTTGCCTTCTGTGCTAGGAGTTGAAGCACCCTCCTTTGTACCAGCACAGGGGAATCACTGGGATTTAGTATTTCCTAagcctggaggtgttcaaaTACTGCAGTTTGAGCATCTGTGACTGGTGATGCATCaagaagggaagggaacaggagaggaCTGGGAATTACAAGCAGCTGGCTTCCTAACAATTAAAAGActtctatttttacattttcctcatttcttaCTAGGTAGTTACCAAGATCATGAGAAGGAATTGGCAGCACTCTTTCATCTCTGGTTGGAGACCAAAGACCAGACTTTTTTCAAAGTGAGTCAGACAAAAATCACCTTCTAGGAGCACAAAACCTGACTGTGTTCTACCCAACGCtgacatttctctctttctcaatAGGAGAATGAAGACAGCTCAGATGCCATGCCACTGCCCAGAGTGTAAGTGTGTAACAGAGCTTGAAAGCCTTTGTAGTGCTACTGAAGCTGTGAGGTTTGGGCCTTGTGCCTCTGgatcttaaaataaaacaattttaaaatttgatagTCTGATTTTATAAATGCAGTAACTGGACTTCATAAAGGCGACTGATTTTATCCAAGTTTGCATATATTAGCAGAGCAAAGCTGCAATCTAACTTAGGTTCTGATAATGATATTATTTACAGTCCTTGCTTGCCTTCAGGTAGTGCACAGAGCATATTTTAAGATCTCTGCAGGGCTTACTTTTGCTACCGTAAATGCTTTCAGAATCTGTTTAGAAGAATTTGCAGAAGGATGAGGGGATTAATCCTTTGGGACTGTTGTGGGCTCGCCGTGCTCAGAAGTGATGGTGCCCTTTCTTTCAGAAGGACAGACTACATAGTCCGGCCTAGCACTGGAGAGGAGAAACGGGTGTTTCAAGAGCAGGTAAGAAGAGAATCGTAATTTTAAAGGCACATGCTGAAACAGTTGGCCACTAAACCAGGAGAATTTGTGTGGGATGGCAGTTTTATACTCTACACAAATGTAGTTAATGTGAAGAATTGATATGTTGCTTCTGCCGTGAAGTCAGTATCTTGACCTTGCATAAAACTTGCTAATGATATAGCCTAGCTGCTTGTTTCAAAACCATCAGTATTTCCAGTAggtaaaattaatttggtaAAAATTAATTGGATAAAGTCAATGAAATTGATAGTGTCAGTTGGTAGTGCCAACCCCATTGTCTCCTTTGCCATCCCCCATCATGGGAGGATGACTtgtctctttattttttggGCATGTATGTGTGCAAGCAGAAAATAAGTGTCAATAAGTGCACCCATCCACTCAGTTATCTTGTCTGTAATAGAGGCAAGTGGGAATTAGAGGGAAAACACATGATGGGgattcttctcccttctctccatTTGCTGTCTGCAGGAGAGAATTAAGTTAAATTTTGGAGATCTCTCTTTAGCCAGAtaaagggaggaaggggaaggggacaGAAGGTGTATCTCTGTTGTATTTCTGGCACCTCTCTAGTCTGTGCAGCTGCTTGACAGTGAATGCATTGCACCTGCACACCTTGCTTCGGAGGAGCGTTGTATTTTGCATGAAGTAGTTTGTGATTTTCTTGATCCAAAATAAGTTTATACAGCAGTATTTGAGCCTTTAGTTTAAATAGGCTTTCTttagagaatgaaaacaacttaCCTTGTAATATAACGTaaggctttgctgctgcctggtgaAGTCAGTACTCTTGTGTCCTCCTCCAGGAGCGTTACCGTTACAGCCAGCCCCACAAAGCCTTCACCTTCCGGATGCACGGCTTCGAGTCGGTTGTTGGTCCTGTGAAGGGGGTGTTTGACAAGGAAACCTCCTTAAACAAAGCCCGGGAACATTCTCTCCTGCGCTCAGACAGACCAGCATATGTCACCATTTTGTCCCTTGGTAAGGTCATGGCCAAAAAAActtttttgaagaagaaaagcattccTCTGACCCCTCAAACAACAACTTCAGGATCTACATTGGGGATGAATGCTGTTCCCCAAGTTCATCACTCTTAGCACAAAGTTGGCACAGTTGATGTACTTTAAAATGATCCTTTATAACCTCTCCGCATATTTTGGGGGATTTTAAGGGCTAGATTTTAGTGAGGAAGTAGGCACTATGAGAGCAAGGGTAATAGAGCAGTCCCAAAATGTATCTGCTGGAGTACCTGAGTACAGCTGCCCAGTAACAGCTGGAAGTTTAAggtctggttttgtgtttcagttCGTGATGCTGCTGCTCGCCTTCCTAATGGAGAGGGAACTCGAGCTGAAATCTGTGAGCTGCTCAAAGATTCCCAGTTCCTAGCTCCAGATGTCACCAGTGCTCAGGTAAGTTGGATGTCATGTCTGGTCTCAGATTCTCATAAAAACACACTGCACAGACCCAGGCAGTATTCAGTGGCAAAGGCCCAGTAGTTTTTATGCTGCTGTGATCCGCAAAACGGAGCTGTGTACTACTATGGTGAGCAGCTGCAAACCTGCACCAACTTAGGATGATGAAAAACCAGCTAGAGAAGCCACAGAAGTAGCATTATCGTAGAGCTGCTCACATTTTAGATTGAGAAAGTCAATTTTCAGAGCTTTGGTGGAAGCTCCATTTAATCCAAGGTGGCAAACAGCATCCTGTGCTGCAACATCTGCTCTCAGTCAGTTCTCACTCAGATGGAGATTGCTCACAGCTTACTCAGGTTTTATACCAAATAGGATCACTTTGCTATTCGACAATTTTGGCCAGTCCAGCGAGGGACATCTTGTAATCTGTGAATTCTCAACTTCAGGTTAACACTGTTGTTAGTGGTGCTCTGGACCGACTGCATTATGAGAAAGATCCCTGTGTGAAATACGATATTGGGCGGAAGTTGTGGATCTACCTGCACCGGGACAGGAGCGAGGAAGAGTTTGGTAAGCCCGGGTTGGTGGTAtcttaagaattaaaaatgatGTTTATAAAGATGGATGAATATTAATTTGTGAGTGTAGCTTTTCTTTCTAGTCAGTTTGTTCATGTTAGTCCTTCAGCACTTAAACCCAGTCTTAGAGAGCAGCATGTCACTCTCAAgcatttgtttgaaaaataccATCCCACGTGCAAGAACTGCAGATGTATGTTCTTATGTGTcttattttcagcctttttggCTAATTTTACtagatgtttttctttgcactgtTACATGACTGTGTGTATTTAATTCCTTGTCTGAAGAAGAATCTGCAGCTCTTACTTAGCCTCTTCCTTAAATCAGTTTGCTTTTGTTCAGGAGCTCTAACCATTAATTTGTCCTTGCAGAACGGATCCATCACGCtcaagctgctgcagcaaaggcCAAGAAAGCTCTTCAGAAGCCAAAACCTCCAGCTAAAATGGTAGATTTCTTTGCTCAGGGTTGCACAGCTGCTTTTGGGATTGAGAAGGAGATTAGTCGTAATTTAATCCATAAATTCTGCATCCATGGCTGGTGATGAAAATTACCACATTTGAGTTAGCAATTCATGATGTATATGAATGTCAGTGCACAAAATTGAGGGAGAGAGGGAACTTTTCCTCCACCCAGCTTCCACTGCTATCCTCTCAGCAGAAAGATCAATGGAATTCATTTGTGCTCCCTATCAAAGGGATAGTCTTTCAGATCTCGTTTTGAGGTTAATTTGTAACAGACTGTGTGGAACATGTCTGTTCTCCCCCTTGCTGTGCTGAAGCTGATATTAAACACATCTGAAGTACTTGGCTGTTGGCACATTAACCAAGGTGGAAATCTGTGTGTTCTGAATGTTTGTCACAACTGAGGTGCACTTTCCCctgtgagcaggagcagccaaaCACACCAATTCATCCgtggctgcagctgaggaaaggCAGTCAGTCATGTTTGATTTCAATGGGGCCTCATTCACCATACAGAACTCAGGTTAAAGTGCTCAGCCTACTGCAGGGGGCAGCAATCAACCCCAGGTTTTGTGATGCTGGATGTGGTTTCTTTGTAGAAGTCGAGTAGCAAGGAGGGTGCTGTGAAAGCcctccccaccagcacagcagagcccagtCAGCTGAGCCTCAGTGACTCCAGCATGCCACCAACTCCTGTGACTCCCGTGACACCAACTGCACCCGCATTGCCAGCAACACCCATCTCACCCCCACCGGTGTCTGCGGTCAGCAAGAGTGTATCTGGTGCTGGGTCAGAGCCAGCAAAACCCAGCCAGAGGTACTGCTTCTGTCCCCTATGGCActtgggaatgctgctggcTGTTTTTCAGTAATTTGTATCATTCAGTAATGAGGGAGTTGGGGttatttagcctggagaaggggaggctcagggatgaccttatcactctctacaactccctgaaaggaggttggaGGCTGGTGGGAGTTGGACTCTTCACCCAGGaaacagcaacaggacaagagggcaTagtctcaagctg from Corvus cornix cornix isolate S_Up_H32 chromosome 24, ASM73873v5, whole genome shotgun sequence includes the following:
- the NFRKB gene encoding nuclear factor related to kappa-B-binding protein isoform X3, translating into MDSLDHMLTDPLELEGNCTRIMEDCMLGTTRVSLPEDLLEDPEIFFEVVSLSTWQEVLTDEQQEHLKKFLPHFPENNREHQNKLISALFSGENFRFGNPLHIAQKLFRDGHFNPEVVKYRQLCYKSQYKRYLSAQQQYFYRLLKQILASRNHLLELARKGGPDMTLRRKHFPPSYDSEERDRRTHRRYLKILREVKEECGDTTLSSDEEDLISWPPSSPARCSSPPVPLRVIPTLSTLDMKTADKIELGESDLKMMLKKHHEKRKRQPDHPDLVTTDLTLEDIMTRVNAGRKGSLAALFDLVTLKKKVKEKEDKKKKKLKVIKSEVEDLADSLGNADGLPSMSQELSPLPLVSVKEEPLEDIKPCLEINEISSSFFFLLLEILFLEGPATLSVLEDKVLDWQSSHASALNNWFSFAPNWSELVLPALQYLTGDSRDVPSSFSPFVEFKEKTQQWKLVGSYQDHEKELAALFHLWLETKDQTFFKENEDSSDAMPLPRVRTDYIVRPSTGEEKRVFQEQERYRYSQPHKAFTFRMHGFESVVGPVKGVFDKETSLNKAREHSLLRSDRPAYVTILSLVRDAAARLPNGEGTRAEICELLKDSQFLAPDVTSAQVNTVVSGALDRLHYEKDPCVKYDIGRKLWIYLHRDRSEEEFERIHHAQAAAAKAKKALQKPKPPAKMKSSSKEGAVKALPTSTAEPSQLSLSDSSMPPTPVTPVTPTAPALPATPISPPPVSAVSKSVSGAGSEPAKPSQSVLLVSSPTMPQLGTLLSPAQSSQAQPGPAPTPRVVSHSGSSGLPQVRVVTAQSSLPAVSQQAPVVTQQQQQQQQQQQPTTVPQIRVPATATQTKVLPQAVMTLPVKAQSSPVQVPRGGSSMASQASITVTGLPAVPSPAVKPVTSSPGSSAASTSSTTVIQNVAGQNIIKQVAITGQLGVKTQAGSGIPLTATNFRIQGKDVLRLPPSSITTDAKGQTVLRITPDMMATLAKSQVTTVKLTQDLFTAAAGSSAGGKGISATLHVTSNPVQAAESPAKTSTASPASSSPAGGTVVKVTPDLKTAEPTSSAFRLMPALGMTVADQKTKAITTVASTEAKPAATIRIVQGLGVIPPKAGQTITVATHTKQVPSSSAVSVAGTAHTSLPTVSATVSKAVAVASGAAGTPITLGTGATAVRQVPVSTTVVSTSQAGKLPARITVPLSVISQPVKGKSVVTAPIIKGNLGANISGLGRNIILTTMPAGTKLIAGNKPVSFLTAQQLQQLQQQGQATQVRIQTVPASHLQQGTVSGSTKAVSTVVVTTAPSPKQTQDQL